The following coding sequences lie in one Moritella viscosa genomic window:
- a CDS encoding putative metallo-beta-lactamase, whose translation MQIHHIEGYIQTILLVEYPDKLLLLDGGCRCDVPVIKTFITETLQREISDLKLVLVSHMHPDHAGGAHLLRKRFGCKIASVDFERQWYQGFNGRVGHAIDVMLALYVARRKGKKIKNIYYHPHLQPDIILYDKTNVPDFNDWIVHFTPGHTDRDLSFLHQPTQQMYVGDMILKLKNKFTSPFPIYQPKAYKQSLNKLLQLNISKIFMAHDGFSEITPKDIQQLITKSTNRPLTVEKVIKHKFKSFIFNKKT comes from the coding sequence ATGCAGATACACCACATTGAAGGCTATATTCAAACGATTCTATTAGTTGAATACCCAGACAAGTTATTGTTACTTGATGGCGGCTGTCGATGTGATGTCCCTGTAATCAAAACCTTCATTACCGAAACACTGCAACGTGAAATCAGTGACTTAAAATTAGTATTAGTATCACATATGCACCCTGACCATGCTGGTGGAGCGCACTTATTACGTAAACGATTTGGTTGTAAAATTGCGTCAGTTGATTTTGAACGTCAGTGGTATCAAGGGTTTAATGGGCGTGTTGGCCATGCTATTGATGTGATGTTGGCGTTATATGTCGCCCGCCGCAAAGGTAAAAAAATCAAAAATATTTATTATCATCCACATCTACAACCCGATATCATTTTATACGACAAAACCAATGTTCCTGACTTTAACGACTGGATTGTGCATTTTACCCCAGGGCATACCGATCGGGATCTGTCTTTTTTACATCAGCCAACACAACAAATGTATGTAGGGGATATGATCTTAAAACTAAAAAACAAGTTCACCTCACCCTTTCCTATCTATCAGCCCAAGGCCTATAAGCAGTCACTCAACAAACTATTGCAACTTAACATCAGCAAGATATTTATGGCACACGATGGTTTCTCTGAGATCACGCCTAAAGACATTCAGCAATTAATTACAAAAAGTACCAACCGACCATTAACTGTAGAAAAAGTAATTAAGCACAAATTTAAAAGCTTCATTTTTAATAAAAAAACGTAA
- a CDS encoding AMP-binding protein gives MQSNNIFEQNLPITNANYAALTPISFLERSAFVYPNHTATVNGDIRHTWSDVYQRCCRFASALSQRGIGKGDTVSIIAPNINEHFEAHFSVPMSGAVLNSINTRLDAESIAFILTHAETKVLITDREFSTVVQQAINKLVNKPLVIDIDDPAFDGGEFIGDLTYEQFLAEGDDDFTWVRPDNEWDAISLNYTSGTTGDPKGVVYHYRGAYLNAVSNILSWEMGAHPVYLWTLPMFHCNGWCFPWAIAATAGVSVSVRHVRADAIYDLIRAETVTHFCGAPIVLNMLNGADESLKMGIEHEVKVMTAGAPPPASVIEGMEASGFKVTHVYGLTETYGPSVVCAWHDEWNDKTSEQQARLKSRQGVRSPLLDELMVADPITLEPVAKDGKAIGEIFMRGNLVMKGYLKNPATTQAAFAGDWFHSGDLAVWHEDGYVEIKDRSKDVIISGGENISSIEVEDILYRHPKIQDVAVVAKKDEKWGETPCAFITSMPHVDITKQEIILFCRDNMAHFKTPKTIVFGELPKTSTGKIQKFLLREWANNLIMENEDSSV, from the coding sequence ATGCAATCAAATAATATTTTTGAGCAAAATCTACCTATTACCAATGCAAATTATGCAGCATTAACCCCCATTTCTTTTTTAGAACGTTCTGCATTTGTTTATCCAAACCATACCGCGACGGTGAATGGCGACATTCGCCATACATGGTCAGATGTATACCAACGCTGCTGCCGTTTTGCTAGTGCGTTGAGTCAACGTGGTATCGGTAAAGGGGATACCGTGTCGATCATCGCTCCGAATATTAATGAGCACTTTGAAGCGCATTTTTCAGTACCCATGTCAGGTGCTGTATTGAATTCAATTAACACTCGTCTAGATGCTGAATCGATAGCATTTATTCTTACACATGCGGAAACCAAGGTGTTAATCACTGACCGTGAGTTCAGCACTGTTGTCCAGCAAGCAATAAATAAGTTGGTTAATAAACCGTTGGTGATTGATATTGATGATCCGGCATTTGATGGCGGTGAATTTATCGGTGACTTAACGTATGAGCAATTCTTAGCGGAAGGTGATGACGATTTTACTTGGGTAAGACCTGATAATGAATGGGATGCTATTTCACTTAATTATACCTCGGGCACAACGGGTGATCCAAAAGGCGTTGTTTATCATTATCGTGGTGCATATTTAAATGCAGTCAGTAATATCTTATCGTGGGAAATGGGCGCACATCCTGTGTATTTATGGACGTTACCCATGTTTCATTGTAATGGTTGGTGTTTTCCATGGGCGATTGCTGCTACAGCCGGCGTAAGTGTCAGTGTCCGCCATGTTCGTGCAGATGCTATTTATGATTTAATTAGAGCTGAAACAGTGACACATTTTTGTGGTGCTCCGATTGTATTAAATATGCTTAATGGCGCGGATGAATCACTTAAAATGGGTATTGAACACGAAGTAAAAGTGATGACCGCAGGGGCGCCACCACCTGCATCTGTGATTGAGGGGATGGAAGCGTCAGGCTTTAAAGTGACGCATGTTTATGGACTAACAGAAACGTATGGTCCTTCTGTTGTTTGTGCATGGCACGATGAATGGAATGATAAAACCAGTGAGCAACAAGCACGTTTAAAATCACGCCAAGGTGTTCGTTCACCTTTGCTTGATGAACTAATGGTTGCTGATCCTATTACGCTAGAGCCTGTAGCAAAAGATGGCAAAGCAATAGGTGAAATTTTTATGCGTGGTAATTTGGTAATGAAAGGGTACCTGAAAAACCCTGCGACAACACAAGCGGCTTTTGCCGGAGACTGGTTCCACTCGGGTGATTTAGCCGTATGGCACGAAGATGGTTATGTCGAGATTAAAGATCGATCCAAAGATGTCATTATTTCTGGCGGTGAAAATATTTCGAGTATTGAAGTTGAGGACATTCTCTATCGCCATCCAAAAATACAAGATGTCGCAGTTGTGGCAAAAAAGGATGAAAAATGGGGTGAAACACCTTGTGCTTTTATTACCTCAATGCCACATGTCGATATTACGAAGCAAGAAATCATACTCTTTTGTCGTGATAATATGGCGCATTTTAAAACACCAAAAACCATTGTATTTGGGGAGTTACCAAAAACATCGACAGGTAAGATCCAAAAATTCCTATTACGAGAATGGGCAAATAATTTGATTATGGAAAATGAGGATAGCTCTGTATAA
- the sbcD gene encoding nuclease sbcCD subunit D, whose product MKILHTSDWHLGQHFITKSRANEHSCFMAWLLEQVELHQVDAVIVAGDIFDTGTPPSYARELYNSFVVAMSKVQCQLIILAGNHDSVATLNESKQLLSQLNTRVISSVSLDLEQQVLELMDRQGEVGALLCAVPFVRPRDVMQSEAWQSGTEKQQRLGTAITEHYAGLYKVAQHKREQLGDAVPIIATGHLTALGVSVTESVRDIYIGTLEAFPANQFPAADYIALGHIHRAQKVAKSEHIRYSGSPIPLSFDEVKQQKSVNLVNFVDGKFDSVIELTIPQFQPMQVLKGNLESIEAQLAEFKTYDGELLVWLSIEVQEQDYLTDLQTRIEMMTIDLPVEVLQVRRARKDREQHLHSEVKETLTELSVSDVFQRCLQGVEFNTDAEIARKSRIELAFKQIVEQVEHATQEDKQ is encoded by the coding sequence ATGAAAATATTGCACACTTCAGATTGGCATCTTGGCCAGCATTTCATCACAAAAAGTCGCGCTAACGAACACAGCTGTTTTATGGCTTGGTTACTCGAACAGGTAGAGCTGCATCAAGTGGATGCGGTTATTGTCGCAGGTGATATTTTTGATACAGGCACACCGCCAAGTTATGCACGTGAGTTATACAATAGTTTTGTTGTAGCTATGAGTAAAGTGCAGTGTCAGTTAATTATTCTAGCGGGTAATCATGATTCTGTGGCGACGTTAAATGAATCAAAGCAATTATTATCGCAGCTTAATACCCGGGTTATCTCGAGTGTGTCACTTGATTTAGAACAGCAGGTATTAGAGTTAATGGATCGCCAAGGTGAAGTAGGGGCATTACTTTGTGCTGTACCGTTTGTACGCCCTCGTGACGTGATGCAAAGTGAAGCATGGCAATCTGGTACAGAGAAGCAGCAGCGATTGGGCACGGCGATTACCGAGCATTACGCGGGTTTATATAAAGTCGCGCAACATAAGCGTGAACAGCTTGGCGATGCAGTACCTATTATTGCCACAGGTCATTTGACTGCGTTGGGCGTATCGGTCACTGAGTCGGTACGCGATATCTACATTGGTACACTTGAAGCATTCCCAGCCAATCAATTCCCGGCTGCAGATTATATTGCCCTTGGTCATATTCACCGTGCGCAGAAGGTCGCAAAGTCAGAACATATCCGTTATAGCGGTTCGCCCATTCCGCTTAGTTTTGATGAAGTTAAACAGCAAAAAAGCGTTAACCTCGTCAATTTTGTTGATGGTAAATTTGACTCGGTTATTGAACTCACTATTCCACAATTCCAACCAATGCAGGTACTGAAAGGTAACCTTGAAAGTATCGAAGCGCAATTAGCTGAATTTAAAACATACGATGGTGAGCTACTTGTTTGGTTGAGTATTGAAGTACAAGAGCAAGATTATTTAACAGATTTACAAACCCGCATTGAAATGATGACCATAGACTTACCTGTTGAGGTATTGCAAGTTCGTCGTGCCCGTAAAGATAGAGAACAGCATTTGCATAGCGAAGTAAAAGAAACTTTAACAGAACTATCTGTGAGTGATGTTTTCCAGCGTTGTTTACAAGGGGTTGAGTTTAATACAGATGCGGAAATTGCTCGTAAATCACGTATTGAATTAGCTTTTAAACAAATTGTTGAGCAAGTAGAGCATGCGACACAGGAGGACAAACAATGA
- a CDS encoding peptidase, family M48: protein MFKKILPLVVLSSLVVGCTASPTGRNQVLLYSSGDMSQLGVQSFEQIKQQEKINTDPKLNNYVQCITDTLTHYVDQPTNWDVVIFDSPQVNAFALPGGHIGVYTGLLKVAKTPSQLAAVMGHEIVHVTANHSNERLSQSKISNFGLQMTDYALQNQEYRETAMQALGLGLQYGVVLPYGRTQESEADVVGLELMAKAGFDPEESVTLWRNMAAASGGKQPPELLSTHPSHDTRIKALRKAIAKLPAEYRRPKELSCKY from the coding sequence ATGTTTAAAAAAATCTTACCTTTAGTCGTATTATCATCGTTAGTTGTCGGGTGTACAGCATCGCCAACGGGACGAAATCAAGTGTTATTGTATTCATCGGGTGATATGTCACAGCTTGGCGTTCAATCATTTGAACAAATTAAGCAGCAAGAAAAAATCAATACCGATCCTAAGCTGAACAATTACGTGCAATGTATTACTGATACATTGACGCATTATGTCGATCAACCAACGAACTGGGACGTGGTTATTTTTGATAGTCCACAAGTTAATGCCTTTGCCCTGCCGGGCGGTCATATCGGTGTGTATACCGGATTGTTAAAAGTAGCGAAAACCCCCTCGCAATTAGCGGCCGTAATGGGGCATGAAATTGTTCACGTCACTGCCAATCACAGTAACGAACGTTTATCACAATCAAAGATCAGCAACTTTGGTCTGCAGATGACGGATTACGCATTACAAAATCAAGAGTACAGAGAGACGGCAATGCAAGCGCTAGGTTTAGGGCTGCAATATGGCGTGGTGTTACCGTATGGACGTACACAAGAATCTGAAGCAGACGTTGTCGGTTTAGAATTGATGGCGAAAGCGGGTTTTGATCCAGAAGAAAGTGTTACGTTATGGCGTAATATGGCAGCCGCATCAGGCGGTAAACAACCTCCTGAGCTTCTATCAACTCACCCATCACACGATACTCGAATTAAAGCTTTACGTAAGGCAATCGCGAAACTACCTGCTGAATATCGTCGACCGAAAGAACTGAGCTGTAAATATTGA
- a CDS encoding lysine exporter protein, which translates to MNIELLLSLAIIHAVALVSPGPDFALVVRLASQESRSTAIASAVGISIAILIHTILSLTGVSLIIKSSQTLYTIMQMVGAGYLAWIGFSAVKGSLQHWKAKVSVNSSPFKLNQLTPKQGFMQGLWTNLLNPKAMVFFIILFSAMITPDVSFITKLSATVIMLGLSLIWFVLIALILSKPMIQQRVQKAAPAINLFTGLLFMAVSSAIMYNLLEGVMVLSESAI; encoded by the coding sequence ATGAACATAGAACTGTTGTTATCACTCGCTATTATTCACGCAGTTGCCTTAGTTAGCCCAGGTCCTGATTTTGCTTTAGTTGTCAGACTTGCAAGTCAAGAATCAAGAAGTACTGCTATTGCCTCTGCGGTTGGTATTTCAATTGCTATTTTAATTCATACAATCTTAAGTTTAACTGGGGTTAGTCTGATTATTAAAAGCTCACAAACGCTGTATACCATTATGCAAATGGTTGGCGCAGGTTATTTAGCATGGATAGGATTTAGTGCGGTAAAAGGATCACTGCAACATTGGAAAGCAAAAGTATCAGTGAATAGTAGCCCATTTAAATTAAATCAATTAACGCCAAAACAAGGCTTCATGCAAGGGCTCTGGACTAACCTGTTAAACCCCAAAGCGATGGTGTTTTTCATTATTTTATTCTCAGCCATGATCACCCCTGATGTTAGCTTTATCACTAAGCTATCAGCAACAGTCATCATGTTGGGATTATCCTTGATTTGGTTTGTCCTTATCGCATTGATTTTATCAAAACCGATGATCCAGCAACGTGTACAAAAGGCAGCGCCAGCAATCAACTTGTTTACCGGGCTGCTGTTTATGGCTGTATCAAGTGCAATTATGTATAACTTGCTTGAAGGCGTTATGGTACTTAGTGAAAGCGCTATTTAG
- a CDS encoding HTH-type transcriptional regulator, AraC family, with protein sequence MGQEKIEYWHNPVLPNIELSSANFENFSFEPHIHLDYHIGIVTSGCQQYLHKGKQYHLAPGFISTLNPDEAHNGENITFGGYQSHVMALPVDYVNEISREMNQAETFFNAPIINNPTLSHAFLHLHKLLTTEQDASVQLQIETTMMAFITELFIHNGGVPTQQHVSIKQLSTQQLDYIKALFHDEPGQSFQLDELAQQLDLSKFQFLRQFKQSMGITPHAYLKRVRLEYAKKALMKGGNVSDVAYQVGFFDQSHFNKAFKNAYLITPSHFQRRVL encoded by the coding sequence ATGGGACAAGAAAAAATTGAATACTGGCATAACCCTGTATTACCCAATATAGAACTAAGCTCAGCGAATTTTGAAAATTTTTCTTTCGAACCGCACATTCATCTTGATTATCACATTGGTATTGTAACCAGTGGTTGCCAGCAATATCTACATAAGGGCAAGCAATACCACCTTGCTCCTGGGTTTATCTCTACGTTAAACCCAGACGAAGCACACAATGGCGAGAACATTACGTTTGGTGGTTATCAATCACATGTAATGGCATTACCAGTTGATTATGTTAACGAGATTAGCCGAGAAATGAACCAGGCTGAAACCTTTTTTAATGCGCCAATTATCAACAACCCGACACTATCGCATGCTTTCTTACACTTACATAAGCTCTTAACCACAGAGCAAGATGCTTCTGTACAACTGCAGATAGAAACAACTATGATGGCGTTCATCACAGAATTGTTTATCCATAATGGTGGGGTTCCGACACAGCAGCACGTATCAATCAAGCAGCTATCAACGCAGCAGCTAGATTATATTAAAGCACTATTCCACGATGAACCCGGACAGTCATTTCAGTTAGATGAGTTGGCGCAGCAACTTGATTTAAGTAAATTTCAATTTTTACGTCAGTTTAAACAGTCGATGGGAATAACACCGCATGCATATTTAAAAAGAGTACGATTAGAGTATGCGAAAAAGGCGTTAATGAAAGGCGGTAATGTGTCAGATGTTGCTTATCAGGTTGGTTTTTTCGATCAAAGCCATTTTAATAAAGCGTTCAAGAATGCCTACCTTATTACCCCATCCCACTTTCAACGTCGTGTACTTTAG
- the queC gene encoding 7-cyano-7-deazaguanine synthase gives MSQQTANKAVLVFSGGQDSTTCLVDALQRYDSVDCITFDYGQRHSQEIEVAKKTAAHFGIKNHKIINVDLLSELAISSLTRDDIAVSHELMDNGLPNSFVPGRNILFMTLASIYAYQVGANTVITGVCETDFSGYPDCRDEFIKSINQACNLGMAKDFKFETPLMWLNKAETWALADLHDELDFVTHQSLTCYNGVVGKGCGDCPACLLRNNGLNDYLTNKTMHITALKEKLPRLASTQAKS, from the coding sequence ATGTCACAGCAGACAGCAAACAAAGCGGTATTAGTATTCAGTGGTGGTCAGGATAGTACTACCTGTTTAGTTGATGCATTACAACGTTATGACAGCGTAGACTGTATTACCTTTGATTATGGCCAGCGTCATAGCCAAGAGATCGAGGTAGCGAAAAAAACAGCAGCGCATTTCGGTATAAAGAATCATAAAATTATCAATGTTGATCTGCTTAGTGAATTAGCGATTAGTTCGCTAACACGTGACGACATCGCGGTATCTCACGAACTAATGGATAACGGCTTACCAAATTCGTTTGTACCGGGTCGCAATATCTTATTCATGACGCTTGCGAGTATTTATGCTTATCAAGTCGGTGCGAATACGGTTATTACCGGTGTGTGTGAAACTGATTTTTCTGGTTACCCAGATTGCCGAGATGAGTTTATCAAGTCTATTAATCAAGCTTGTAATCTAGGTATGGCTAAAGATTTTAAATTTGAAACACCATTAATGTGGTTGAACAAAGCAGAAACATGGGCGCTTGCAGATTTGCATGATGAACTTGATTTTGTTACTCATCAATCACTGACTTGTTATAACGGGGTTGTGGGTAAAGGTTGTGGCGACTGCCCGGCCTGTCTATTACGTAATAATGGTTTAAATGATTATCTAACCAATAAAACCATGCATATCACGGCACTAAAAGAAAAACTACCGCGTTTAGCTAGTACTCAAGCCAAGTCATAA
- the sbcC gene encoding nuclease sbcCD subunit C, which yields MKIKRLSFKNINSLKGEWQLNFDQEPFLSNGLFAITGPTGAGKTTILDAICLALYHETPRLAISKSQNEVMTRNTAECAAEVEFEVQGKGYRASWSQRRAKNSTQGNLQEMKVELAEVVSGQILASQVKLKKQLVAEITGLDFSRFRKSMLLSQGEFAAFLNAPANDRAELLEELTGTEIYGQISQAVFESHNLAKAELDKLRAKADGVNLLSDEQRTEIVSEQTRVESLVIDLSQQQVSLQQQKQWREQLEKAQIGVTEAQSRLTNAEQDTASQQPELERLEKSEPAEALRLPFTHLTQANTKLAELEQNQQALQASVASAQMAVADNQLKLQSSQTQLDASKQQNKAQETLINEQIIPLDNECAQLTKEQLQFKSQRHQQNSELQTTHQNLAALTKTAETAKDTVNACQAYQQQHAQDAQLSTRLPLWQSQIQQCNQQQANVESLQQQVITNQQSLQQSLTAQQQLANNVAVNAEREQSVKEAANKALQQVSNLLAGDDLADLEQAFSQQSRLQGIVDQLPSLQQRYLTESQEFEGNQASIAGLQQQLADINVEITVKRDLFKAKKNELNDVQRLLVQEQKIASLEQLRSQLEPGQACQLCGSTAHPLVEEYQHIADSQAVQRKTQLELDLKQIEADGGELKGLLVEANTKLEHFNRRNATLQPQLTSLIEQWQDYTQQLNANLMITDSTNSQAFIQQQGLQLTQLSQRIQALKTANTQLQHAQQALTEFDKNSAELQHQIELVNRDVKATEGTEQKLTQEMQQQTLVLTELQHALTNSVRELGLTLPEWSQLDHWLVQCQQALQTWEQQAQLLQSANEQSVAAESQLTPLREQLAKLELAITQTLETLSSLSENLTAKQQQRQQLFGQRSVADARQTMQQQLAAVEQAHQACSTQGHALSNQLHAQQGELATLQQGLTQQQQESRDCLAAWQQALATSPFATEAEFNQALLPAEEKQRLLVLKSQLTANLTRCQALFEQASERLLTLEQTPLTELDIVTIVTKLDEITAQLNQGLQRQGELKQRLADDAARSADLASFYQQIKTCEADYDDKAYLHSLIGSKDGSKFRRFAQGLTLDHLVTLANQQLNRLHSRYQLQRKLASGSEALALQVVDTWLADAVRDTKTLSGGESFLVSLALALGLSDLVSHKTSIDSLFLDEGFGTLDAETLDIALDALDNLNASGKMIGVISHVEALKERIPVQVKVNKGSGLGLSSFTVVS from the coding sequence ATGAAGATCAAACGTCTTTCTTTTAAAAATATTAACTCGTTAAAAGGCGAGTGGCAGCTTAATTTTGACCAAGAACCGTTTTTAAGTAACGGTCTATTTGCGATCACCGGTCCTACAGGTGCCGGTAAAACCACCATTCTCGATGCGATCTGTTTGGCCTTGTATCATGAGACACCACGTCTAGCGATATCGAAATCGCAGAATGAGGTTATGACGCGTAATACCGCAGAGTGTGCCGCAGAAGTTGAGTTTGAAGTACAGGGTAAAGGTTACCGTGCCAGTTGGAGCCAACGTCGTGCTAAAAACAGTACGCAGGGTAATTTACAAGAAATGAAAGTAGAGCTGGCCGAAGTGGTTTCAGGTCAGATCCTTGCAAGCCAAGTGAAATTGAAAAAGCAGCTGGTGGCTGAGATCACCGGACTGGATTTTTCTCGATTCCGTAAATCTATGCTGTTGTCGCAAGGTGAGTTTGCCGCGTTTTTGAATGCGCCCGCTAACGATCGCGCTGAGTTATTAGAAGAGCTGACTGGTACCGAGATTTACGGTCAGATCTCACAAGCTGTATTTGAAAGTCACAACCTTGCCAAAGCGGAATTAGATAAATTACGCGCGAAAGCAGATGGGGTTAACTTACTTAGTGACGAGCAACGCACAGAGATCGTCAGTGAGCAAACTAGGGTAGAAAGTTTAGTTATTGACCTTAGCCAACAGCAAGTAAGTTTACAACAGCAAAAACAGTGGCGAGAACAGCTTGAAAAAGCACAAATAGGTGTAACTGAAGCGCAAAGTCGCTTAACGAATGCAGAACAAGACACAGCAAGCCAACAGCCCGAATTAGAACGATTAGAAAAGTCTGAACCAGCGGAAGCGTTACGCTTACCTTTTACTCATTTAACGCAGGCAAATACCAAGCTAGCGGAATTAGAACAAAATCAACAAGCATTGCAAGCGTCAGTGGCTTCTGCTCAAATGGCGGTCGCGGATAACCAGTTGAAACTGCAATCTAGCCAAACACAACTTGATGCCAGTAAACAGCAGAATAAAGCACAAGAAACATTAATCAATGAGCAGATCATACCTCTGGATAATGAGTGTGCACAGTTGACCAAAGAGCAACTGCAATTTAAGTCGCAACGGCATCAACAAAATAGCGAACTGCAGACCACGCATCAGAATCTCGCCGCATTAACGAAAACAGCCGAAACAGCTAAAGATACTGTCAACGCATGCCAAGCGTATCAGCAACAACATGCACAAGATGCGCAGCTAAGTACCCGATTACCGCTATGGCAGAGCCAGATACAGCAATGCAATCAGCAGCAAGCGAATGTCGAATCACTACAGCAACAAGTGATAACTAATCAGCAATCATTACAGCAAAGTCTAACTGCGCAACAGCAGTTAGCGAATAACGTGGCGGTTAATGCTGAACGTGAGCAGTCGGTGAAAGAGGCTGCTAATAAAGCGCTGCAGCAAGTCTCTAATTTACTCGCGGGTGATGATTTAGCTGATCTTGAACAGGCCTTTAGTCAGCAGTCACGCTTACAGGGTATTGTTGATCAGCTACCCAGTTTACAACAGCGCTATCTGACAGAGTCACAAGAGTTTGAGGGCAATCAAGCAAGTATAGCGGGACTACAGCAACAACTTGCCGATATTAATGTCGAGATCACCGTCAAACGCGATCTGTTTAAAGCCAAAAAGAACGAGCTAAATGATGTTCAGCGTTTATTAGTACAAGAACAGAAAATTGCGAGTTTAGAACAATTACGTAGTCAGTTAGAACCGGGGCAAGCGTGTCAATTATGTGGTTCGACAGCGCATCCGCTGGTGGAAGAGTACCAACATATTGCCGACTCACAGGCTGTGCAGCGTAAAACCCAACTAGAGTTAGATCTAAAGCAAATTGAAGCTGATGGCGGTGAGTTAAAAGGTCTGTTGGTCGAAGCAAATACCAAGCTTGAACATTTTAATCGCCGTAATGCGACACTGCAGCCACAGTTAACGTCTTTAATTGAACAATGGCAGGATTATACTCAACAACTGAATGCTAACCTTATGATCACGGATAGCACCAATTCGCAGGCATTTATCCAGCAGCAAGGCCTGCAATTAACGCAGTTGTCACAACGTATTCAAGCTTTGAAAACAGCGAATACTCAATTACAGCATGCCCAACAGGCATTGACTGAATTTGATAAGAACAGCGCAGAGCTACAGCATCAGATTGAATTGGTAAATCGTGACGTTAAAGCAACAGAAGGCACCGAGCAGAAACTAACACAAGAAATGCAGCAACAAACATTAGTATTAACCGAGTTACAACACGCGTTGACTAATAGCGTGAGAGAGTTAGGGCTTACGTTACCGGAGTGGAGTCAACTTGATCACTGGTTAGTACAATGCCAACAAGCATTACAAACGTGGGAACAGCAAGCGCAGTTGTTACAGTCAGCGAATGAGCAGTCTGTCGCGGCAGAAAGTCAGTTAACGCCATTACGTGAACAACTGGCGAAACTGGAATTAGCGATAACGCAGACCTTAGAAACCTTGTCTAGCTTGTCTGAGAACCTCACTGCTAAACAGCAGCAACGCCAGCAGTTATTTGGTCAGCGTAGCGTAGCAGATGCACGACAAACGATGCAGCAACAATTAGCGGCTGTTGAACAAGCACATCAGGCATGTTCTACGCAAGGTCATGCGTTATCGAATCAGTTACATGCACAGCAAGGTGAGTTAGCTACATTACAACAAGGTTTGACGCAACAACAGCAAGAATCGAGAGACTGTTTAGCGGCATGGCAGCAAGCGCTAGCGACGAGTCCTTTTGCCACTGAAGCAGAGTTTAATCAGGCGTTACTACCTGCAGAGGAAAAGCAGCGTTTATTGGTGCTTAAATCACAATTGACCGCGAATTTAACTCGTTGTCAGGCGTTATTTGAGCAAGCCAGTGAGCGTTTGCTCACGCTGGAACAGACACCATTAACTGAATTGGATATTGTCACTATTGTTACTAAGTTAGACGAGATCACAGCACAGTTAAATCAAGGTTTGCAGCGTCAAGGTGAGTTGAAACAACGCCTTGCCGATGATGCCGCTCGCAGCGCAGATTTAGCCAGTTTTTATCAGCAAATCAAAACCTGTGAAGCAGACTACGATGACAAAGCTTATTTACATAGCTTGATTGGCTCGAAAGATGGCAGTAAGTTCCGCCGCTTTGCGCAAGGGTTAACGCTGGATCATTTAGTTACTTTAGCCAACCAACAATTAAATCGTTTACACAGCCGTTACCAGTTGCAACGTAAATTAGCGTCTGGCAGTGAAGCCTTGGCCCTACAGGTTGTGGATACTTGGTTAGCGGATGCAGTGCGTGATACCAAAACCTTATCTGGTGGTGAAAGTTTCTTAGTGAGCTTGGCATTAGCACTGGGTTTATCTGACTTGGTCAGCCATAAGACCAGTATTGATTCGCTATTCCTTGATGAAGGCTTTGGTACGCTCGATGCTGAGACATTAGATATCGCCTTGGATGCGTTGGATAACTTGAATGCTTCAGGCAAAATGATTGGCGTTATCAGCCATGTTGAAGCTTTGAAAGAACGTATTCCAGTACAAGTTAAAGTGAACAAGGGCAGTGGCTTAGGGCTGAGTTCATTTACTGTGGTGAGCTAG